The following are encoded in a window of Pseudalgibacter alginicilyticus genomic DNA:
- a CDS encoding glycosyltransferase family 9 protein encodes MLKPPKHILVIRLSAMGDVAMLVPVLRAFIQQNPEVKITVLTRDFFKPFFRDLPKVVVFAADVKGKHKGVLGLYKLSKELKKLKIDAVADLHNVVRSNILKYFFLGTPFLQLNKGRQEKRDLISGKVFNQLKTTHQRYADVFEALGYKVDLRHPEFPKASQLSHAIESIVKKDFRKWIGVAPFAAHESKMYPLNLMEQVIESLSKNYKIILFGGGDKEVKILNDFEAKYEHVCNVAGKITLDEELDLISNLSVMLSMDSGNAHLAAMLGIKTITIWGVTHPYAGFAPFNQPEDYTLLPDRYQFPKTPTSVYGNKYPEGYKTVAGSILPEIVVNKIKSILK; translated from the coding sequence ATGCTAAAACCACCGAAACATATTCTTGTTATTCGCCTATCTGCTATGGGAGATGTTGCGATGTTGGTTCCCGTTTTACGTGCGTTTATTCAACAAAACCCTGAAGTAAAAATTACAGTGCTTACGCGGGATTTTTTTAAACCTTTTTTTAGAGATTTACCAAAGGTTGTTGTGTTTGCTGCAGATGTAAAAGGAAAACATAAAGGTGTTTTGGGTTTATATAAACTTTCAAAGGAATTAAAAAAGCTAAAAATTGATGCTGTTGCAGACCTGCATAATGTAGTGCGAAGCAATATTTTAAAATATTTTTTTTTAGGTACCCCATTTTTACAATTAAATAAAGGTCGCCAAGAGAAAAGAGATTTAATTTCTGGAAAAGTTTTCAACCAATTAAAAACAACCCATCAACGATATGCTGATGTTTTTGAAGCTTTAGGATATAAAGTAGATTTAAGGCACCCAGAATTTCCCAAAGCATCTCAATTAAGCCATGCAATTGAAAGTATTGTTAAAAAAGATTTTCGAAAATGGATTGGTGTAGCCCCTTTTGCTGCGCATGAGAGTAAAATGTATCCACTGAATCTGATGGAACAGGTTATTGAAAGTCTTTCAAAAAATTATAAAATTATTCTATTTGGGGGTGGTGATAAAGAAGTCAAAATATTAAATGATTTTGAAGCCAAATACGAACACGTTTGTAACGTAGCTGGAAAAATAACTTTGGATGAAGAATTGGATTTAATTTCTAATTTAAGCGTGATGCTTTCCATGGATTCTGGCAATGCACATTTAGCCGCTATGTTAGGAATAAAAACAATTACTATTTGGGGAGTTACCCATCCATATGCAGGTTTTGCACCGTTTAATCAACCAGAAGATTATACCTTATTGCCAGATAGATATCAATTTCCAAAAACACCAACGTCTGTTTACGGTAATAAATATCCAGAAGGGTATAAAACCGTAGCAGGAAGTATTTTGCCTGAAATAGTAGTTAATAAAATTAAATCTATTTTAAAATAG
- the upp gene encoding uracil phosphoribosyltransferase has translation MIIHNLSQQNSVLNTFISEMRHVKIQKDSMRFRRNIERIGEVLGYEMSKILTYKSSKIDTPLGSCQINLMENDIVLCSILRAGIPLHNGLLNYFDTAENAFISAYRHHKHHIETFEIIVEYLACPKLENKTLILADPMLATGQSMVATFEALKPFGTPKNIHLVSVIGAEPGINYVNEHFPKNTHLWIATIDKTLNNESYIIPGLGDAGDLAFGKKLQK, from the coding sequence ATGATTATTCATAATTTATCTCAACAAAATTCAGTACTAAATACATTTATTTCAGAAATGCGACATGTTAAAATTCAAAAAGACAGTATGCGATTTAGACGTAATATTGAACGTATTGGTGAAGTTTTAGGTTATGAAATGAGCAAAATATTAACTTATAAATCATCAAAAATTGATACACCTTTAGGGAGTTGTCAAATTAATTTAATGGAAAATGACATTGTTTTATGCTCGATTTTAAGAGCTGGAATCCCATTGCACAATGGTTTGTTAAATTATTTTGATACTGCCGAAAATGCTTTTATTTCAGCATATAGACACCATAAACACCATATTGAAACTTTTGAAATTATTGTGGAATATTTAGCTTGCCCTAAACTCGAAAACAAAACCCTAATTTTAGCAGATCCTATGTTAGCAACCGGACAATCTATGGTAGCCACTTTTGAGGCTTTAAAACCTTTTGGAACACCAAAAAATATTCATTTAGTAAGTGTTATTGGTGCTGAACCAGGTATTAATTATGTAAATGAGCATTTTCCAAAAAACACACATCTGTGGATTGCTACAATTGATAAAACACTAAACAATGAGAGTTATATTATACCTGGATTAGGAGATGCAGGAGACTTAGCTTTTGGTAAAAAATTACAAAAATAA
- a CDS encoding ferredoxin--NADP reductase: MSGFHKLSIKDISRETSQAISISFDVPDHLKDTFIFKAGQYITLKTIIDGHEIRRDYSLCSSPKSGELKVAVKEVKDGTFSSYANNNLKVGTVLEVSAPKGRFTFTPNDSITKNIAAFAAGSGITPILSIIKCALEEEVNSKVILVYGNKTTKDTIFLNELLELQHKYSERFSIQFVFSQKDEDDSIFGRIEKSTVNYVMKNKHKHIEVNAFYLCGPEAMIHTVKDVLTANNIDKDTIHFELFKAAKPTEIEDEATLTTGNTKITVIVDDETSTFEMPQKQTVLEAALDNDLDAPYSCQGGICSSCLARVKEGKTTMRQNNILTESEVAEGLILTCQAHPTTPTLTVDYDDV, from the coding sequence ATGTCCGGATTTCATAAACTTTCAATTAAAGATATATCAAGAGAAACAAGTCAAGCAATCAGCATTAGTTTTGATGTTCCTGATCATTTAAAAGATACATTTATTTTTAAAGCAGGCCAATATATTACCTTAAAAACAATTATTGATGGACATGAGATAAGGCGTGATTATTCATTATGTTCATCGCCTAAAAGTGGCGAACTTAAGGTGGCTGTAAAAGAAGTAAAAGACGGTACGTTTTCATCTTATGCTAATAATAATTTAAAAGTTGGAACTGTTTTAGAAGTTTCAGCTCCGAAGGGGCGATTTACTTTTACCCCAAACGACTCTATTACAAAAAACATTGCAGCTTTTGCGGCTGGTAGTGGAATCACACCTATTTTAAGTATTATAAAATGTGCTTTAGAAGAAGAAGTTAACAGTAAAGTAATTTTAGTTTATGGCAATAAAACAACTAAAGATACCATCTTTTTAAACGAACTTTTAGAACTTCAGCATAAATATAGTGAACGTTTTTCCATCCAATTTGTGTTTAGCCAAAAAGATGAAGATGATTCTATTTTTGGTCGTATAGAGAAAAGCACAGTTAATTATGTTATGAAAAACAAGCATAAACACATTGAGGTAAATGCCTTTTATTTATGTGGACCAGAAGCTATGATTCATACGGTAAAAGATGTGTTAACAGCCAACAACATAGACAAAGACACCATTCACTTTGAACTTTTTAAAGCAGCAAAGCCTACTGAAATTGAGGATGAAGCGACATTGACAACAGGAAATACAAAAATTACGGTTATTGTTGATGATGAAACCTCAACGTTTGAAATGCCACAAAAACAAACCGTATTAGAAGCCGCTTTAGACAATGATTTAGATGCTCCCTATTCATGCCAAGGTGGCATTTGTAGCAGTTGCTTAGCCCGAGTTAAAGAAGGCAAAACAACTATGAGACAAAATAATATTTTAACTGAAAGTGAAGTTGCTGAAGGTTTAATTCTCACCTGTCAAGCACATCCTACAACACCTACATTAACAGTAGATTATGATGATGTTTAA
- the purD gene encoding phosphoribosylamine--glycine ligase, with the protein MNILILGSGGREHTFAWKIAQSSLCEKLFVAPGNSGTASIATNVNIGVNDFESIKNLVLENNINMVVVGPEDPLVNGVHDFFLNDDTIKHVSVIGPQKAAAELEGSKEFAKEFLYRHNIPTAAYESFTKETVENGYAFLETLNAPYVLKADGLAAGKGVVILNDLDEAKVELKNMLVDAKFGKASTKVVIEEFLDGIELSCFVLTDGKNYKILPTAKDYKRIGEGDTGLNTGGMGAVSPVPFATDAFLNKIEERIVKPTIEGFKKDKLPYIGFVFIGLIKVGDDPKVIEYNVRMGDPETEVVLPRLKNDFVEILQAMSNGNLDKINIEIDERAATTIMLVSGGYPEAYEKGKVITGVDTIENSIPFHAGAQLQDDGKIVTTGGRVMAITSYGDTYQEAIKKSYQNIGKLHFDKMNYRKDIGFDL; encoded by the coding sequence ATGAATATTTTAATATTAGGTTCAGGAGGAAGAGAACATACATTTGCTTGGAAAATAGCTCAAAGCTCATTATGTGAAAAATTATTTGTTGCTCCAGGTAATTCAGGTACAGCAAGTATTGCAACCAATGTAAATATTGGAGTAAATGATTTTGAATCCATCAAAAACTTAGTATTAGAAAACAATATTAATATGGTTGTGGTGGGTCCAGAAGATCCCTTGGTAAATGGTGTTCATGATTTCTTTTTAAATGATGATACTATTAAGCACGTATCTGTAATTGGACCACAAAAAGCAGCTGCTGAATTAGAAGGTAGTAAAGAATTTGCTAAAGAATTTTTATATCGTCACAACATTCCAACAGCAGCTTACGAGAGTTTTACAAAAGAAACTGTTGAAAATGGATATGCTTTTTTAGAAACCTTAAATGCACCTTACGTACTAAAAGCTGATGGATTAGCAGCTGGAAAAGGTGTTGTTATTTTGAACGATTTAGATGAAGCGAAAGTTGAATTAAAAAACATGTTAGTTGATGCTAAGTTTGGAAAAGCAAGTACTAAAGTTGTTATTGAAGAGTTTTTAGATGGTATTGAGTTAAGTTGCTTTGTGTTGACTGATGGTAAAAACTACAAAATTTTACCAACGGCTAAAGATTATAAGCGTATTGGTGAAGGTGACACTGGATTAAATACAGGTGGTATGGGAGCTGTATCTCCAGTGCCATTTGCAACAGATGCTTTTTTAAATAAAATAGAAGAGCGTATTGTAAAACCAACCATTGAAGGATTTAAAAAAGATAAATTGCCTTATATAGGTTTTGTTTTTATTGGACTTATAAAAGTTGGAGATGATCCTAAGGTTATTGAATATAATGTTAGAATGGGTGATCCAGAAACAGAAGTTGTGCTACCAAGGCTTAAAAATGATTTTGTTGAAATATTACAAGCCATGTCAAACGGTAATTTAGATAAAATTAATATTGAAATTGATGAACGTGCTGCCACAACCATTATGTTAGTGTCTGGTGGCTATCCTGAAGCTTATGAAAAAGGTAAAGTAATTACAGGAGTTGATACTATTGAAAATTCCATTCCATTTCATGCAGGAGCACAGTTGCAAGATGATGGTAAAATAGTAACAACCGGAGGTCGTGTTATGGCTATTACCTCATATGGAGATACGTATCAAGAAGCCATAAAAAAATCTTATCAAAATATAGGTAAATTACATTTTGATAAGATGAATTATCGTAAAGATATTGGTTTCGATTTATAA
- a CDS encoding DUF6427 family protein has protein sequence MITSLFSKSKLLNFIIVFLIMLLAFILGNSKNGYESVIFGKVILFFICLLTVLVLNFIVSKNSLTQNNNYQILFFSLFLLALPNTTANGNILIANIFLLFALRRLITLRSQINVEKKLFDAAFWIAIATLFYFWSGLFFILIIITLLLYTDNNIKHWIIPFIGTACVFVIAMSVSIIWYDSFFEIFNITLLVSYDFSGYNSLQYLITMTMLFSFGLWSSIFYLKGIKQKKKAFRPSFKIVLFAAIISFVIVVIAPEKNGSEFLFLFAPIAIIITNYVETIEEKWFREIFVAIITFVPFLLLFL, from the coding sequence ATGATTACAAGTCTTTTTAGTAAATCTAAATTATTAAATTTTATTATTGTTTTTTTAATCATGCTTTTGGCTTTTATTTTAGGCAATAGCAAAAATGGTTATGAATCAGTAATATTTGGTAAAGTTATCTTGTTTTTTATATGTTTGTTAACCGTTTTGGTACTTAATTTTATTGTGTCAAAAAATAGTTTAACACAAAATAATAATTATCAAATCTTATTTTTTAGCTTGTTTTTGTTGGCGCTACCCAACACTACCGCAAATGGAAATATCCTAATAGCAAATATTTTTTTACTGTTTGCTTTACGGCGATTAATAACCTTGAGGTCACAAATTAATGTAGAAAAAAAACTATTTGATGCGGCTTTTTGGATCGCGATAGCTACCTTGTTTTACTTTTGGTCAGGTTTATTTTTTATTTTGATAATCATAACCTTGCTGCTTTATACAGACAATAATATAAAACATTGGATTATTCCTTTTATAGGAACGGCATGTGTTTTTGTTATAGCCATGAGTGTTTCTATCATATGGTATGATTCCTTTTTTGAAATTTTTAATATTACTTTATTAGTGAGTTATGACTTTAGTGGATATAATTCTCTTCAATATTTAATAACCATGACCATGTTATTTTCCTTTGGCTTATGGTCGTCAATATTTTATTTAAAAGGTATTAAACAGAAGAAAAAAGCATTCAGACCATCATTTAAAATTGTTTTGTTTGCAGCCATTATTTCGTTTGTTATTGTAGTAATAGCTCCTGAAAAAAATGGTAGCGAGTTTTTGTTTTTGTTTGCTCCCATAGCAATTATCATTACAAATTATGTTGAAACCATTGAAGAAAAATGGTTTAGGGAAATATTTGTAGCTATAATAACATTTGTGCCATTTTTGCTTTTATTTTTGTAA
- a CDS encoding tetratricopeptide repeat protein has protein sequence MKTSYRAILAFLFFTFVITSCSRKKDKFLSRNFHAVTTEFNALYNGGIALEQGRTELNKSYIDNYWEVLPIERMQIDEEIILPGQSKNEDFNRAEEKAVKAIQKHSMNIDGKEKNPQIDEAYLLLGKARYFDQRFIPSLEAFNYILYKYPASDKINQAKVWREKANIRLENDELAIKNLKRLLEQENLEGQELADATSILAQAYLNIKVVDTAITLLEIASNATKSNDERGRYCFIQGQLYNQLGYKDSANIAFDKVIELNRKTPRIYMISAHIEKVKNFDYENGNTMELWEFLTELEENRENRPFLDKIYHQIGQFHQQRGSDSLAVTYYNKSLRERSQDKQLKARNYQILGDMNFNASIYRLAGAYYDSTMLNLKLNSKPYRTIKRKRDNLDDVIYYEDIAQVNDSILKLVNFSEAEKLAYFESYVEKLKIQAEEAKEKAEALERKNTGLNTVNNNINSVIPSRGTGVPSQAALFYFYNPTTVSYGKNEFVKVWGDRVLEDNWRWSHKSSSGISSSRNSNTTIEDLASEEERFNPQFYISKIPSNEKEIDSIYKDRNYAYYQLGLIYKEKFKEYELAKDKFNNLLNSHPEERLVLPSKYNLYKIYELLGENSEAEIAKNEIINNYPDSRYTNILTNPDLASEKDESSPESIYETVYALYENQEYEKVISESDNYISVFDSEPIVPKFELLKASATGRLYGYESYSKAINYLSVTYANTEEGKQAQEIETKVLPRIAATEFVENDDLEKHYKVVFQFDNATKEDINMFDKTLKEEVLPNIKYYKLSSSVDVYNPNTTFVIVHGLHNEAVAKTFDQLLTKEDKQKIKKPFFAISSNNYKIIQIHKNLEAYLNISNN, from the coding sequence TTGAAAACATCTTATCGCGCCATATTAGCCTTTTTATTCTTTACATTTGTTATAACCAGTTGTTCTAGGAAAAAAGATAAGTTTTTAAGTCGTAATTTCCATGCAGTAACAACTGAATTTAATGCGCTTTACAATGGAGGTATTGCCTTGGAGCAAGGGCGCACAGAACTTAATAAAAGTTACATTGATAATTATTGGGAAGTTTTGCCTATTGAACGCATGCAAATTGATGAAGAAATTATTCTTCCTGGGCAATCTAAAAATGAAGATTTTAATCGTGCAGAAGAAAAAGCCGTAAAAGCTATCCAGAAGCACAGTATGAATATTGATGGTAAGGAAAAAAACCCGCAAATAGACGAAGCTTATTTATTATTAGGAAAAGCACGTTATTTTGACCAACGTTTTATACCTTCTTTAGAAGCTTTTAATTACATTCTTTATAAATATCCAGCTAGTGATAAAATAAACCAGGCAAAAGTTTGGAGAGAAAAAGCGAACATCAGACTTGAAAATGATGAATTGGCTATTAAAAATTTAAAAAGATTATTAGAACAAGAGAATTTAGAAGGTCAAGAGTTGGCAGATGCTACCTCTATTTTAGCTCAAGCCTATTTAAATATTAAAGTGGTTGATACTGCTATTACCCTTTTAGAAATAGCTTCCAATGCTACCAAAAGTAATGATGAACGTGGTCGATACTGTTTTATTCAAGGTCAATTATATAATCAACTGGGGTATAAAGACAGTGCCAACATTGCTTTTGATAAAGTAATAGAGCTTAATAGAAAAACACCTCGCATTTATATGATAAGTGCACATATAGAAAAAGTTAAAAATTTTGATTACGAAAATGGAAACACCATGGAGTTGTGGGAGTTTTTAACAGAACTTGAAGAAAACAGAGAAAACCGTCCGTTTTTAGATAAAATTTATCATCAAATAGGTCAGTTTCATCAGCAAAGAGGTTCAGATTCCTTGGCTGTAACCTATTATAATAAGTCGTTAAGAGAACGTTCACAAGATAAACAGTTAAAAGCAAGGAACTATCAAATTTTAGGTGATATGAATTTTAATGCCTCTATATATAGGCTTGCAGGTGCGTATTATGACAGCACCATGCTTAATTTAAAACTCAATTCCAAACCATATCGAACCATTAAACGAAAAAGAGATAATTTAGATGATGTTATCTATTATGAAGACATTGCTCAAGTAAACGATAGCATTTTGAAATTGGTAAACTTTTCGGAAGCAGAGAAATTAGCTTATTTTGAATCCTATGTTGAAAAATTAAAAATACAAGCAGAGGAAGCTAAAGAAAAAGCTGAAGCTTTAGAGCGAAAAAACACAGGTTTAAATACTGTAAATAATAATATAAATTCAGTTATACCCTCACGAGGAACAGGAGTGCCAAGTCAAGCTGCTTTATTTTATTTTTATAACCCTACAACTGTATCCTATGGTAAAAATGAGTTTGTAAAAGTTTGGGGTGATAGGGTTTTAGAAGATAACTGGAGATGGTCTCATAAAAGTTCATCAGGGATTAGTTCCTCTAGAAATTCTAATACTACTATTGAAGATTTAGCATCCGAAGAAGAGCGTTTTAATCCACAATTTTACATTTCCAAAATACCTTCAAATGAAAAAGAAATTGATAGTATCTATAAAGATCGAAATTATGCGTATTATCAACTAGGTTTGATTTATAAAGAAAAATTTAAAGAATACGAGTTAGCAAAAGATAAATTCAATAATTTGCTTAATAGCCATCCAGAAGAACGATTAGTTTTACCTTCTAAATATAACTTATATAAGATTTATGAATTATTAGGCGAAAATTCAGAAGCCGAAATTGCTAAAAATGAGATTATAAATAATTACCCAGATTCGCGTTATACTAACATTTTAACTAACCCTGATTTGGCGTCAGAAAAAGATGAAAGTAGTCCCGAAAGTATTTATGAAACGGTTTATGCTCTTTATGAAAATCAAGAATACGAAAAAGTTATTTCAGAAAGCGATAATTATATAAGTGTATTTGATAGTGAGCCAATAGTTCCAAAATTTGAACTTTTAAAAGCTTCGGCAACTGGACGTTTATATGGATACGAATCGTATAGTAAAGCCATTAATTATTTATCTGTAACGTATGCAAATACCGAAGAAGGTAAGCAAGCACAAGAAATTGAAACCAAAGTATTGCCAAGAATTGCTGCTACAGAATTTGTGGAAAATGATGACTTAGAAAAGCATTACAAAGTCGTGTTTCAATTTGATAATGCAACCAAAGAGGATATAAATATGTTTGACAAAACTTTGAAAGAAGAAGTGTTACCAAACATTAAATATTACAAATTAAGCAGTTCCGTTGATGTTTATAATCCTAATACTACCTTTGTAATTGTTCATGGATTACATAATGAAGCTGTAGCTAAAACATTTGATCAGCTGTTAACCAAAGAAGATAAACAGAAAATTAAAAAACCATTTTTTGCTATATCCTCTAATAATTATAAAATTATCCAAATACATAAAAATTTGGAAGCATATTTAAACATTAGTAATAACTAA
- a CDS encoding DUF6341 family protein, with the protein MKDFFYAIQDLFVNVLFAPLDALSELELENWFAASAISWIFVIICSAAFVYWMLQLKKFNDNDEENKSITAHDYL; encoded by the coding sequence ATGAAAGATTTCTTTTACGCTATACAAGATTTATTTGTAAATGTTCTTTTTGCTCCTTTGGACGCATTAAGCGAATTGGAACTTGAAAACTGGTTCGCTGCTAGTGCTATTTCTTGGATTTTCGTAATTATTTGCTCTGCAGCATTTGTTTATTGGATGCTTCAGTTAAAGAAATTTAACGATAACGACGAAGAAAATAAAAGTATAACCGCACACGATTATTTATAA
- a CDS encoding phenylacetate--CoA ligase family protein, translated as MKLFNLSLQFNGFPLKKGQSILNDIHRKSNNEFTEYLNIRKKDIVSHHLKHNSFYKTFAKNANLNNWNTIPIMTKDHLQQPLEKRLSEGYNEKNVYINKTSGSSGNPFIFAKDRLCHALTWSVFINRYSWFNIDLNTSKQARFYGIPLNKKNYYKERFKDFLSNRYRFSVFDLSDTQLEKNLIKFKTSKFEYINGYTSSIVQFTKFLKQKNIVLKTICPSLKGCIVTSEMLFKEDRQLIETQFGIPIINEYGAAELGLIAFQNTNNEWIINNEDLYVEILDDSNNILPYGEEGKIVITSLYNKAHPFIRYELGDIGILSKNSTIEKPILEKLIGRTNDIVVLPSGKKAAGLSFYYVTKTIIENNTPVKEFIVEQVKLDTFKITYVSHYELSKEKLKAISKAIDNYLEPNLHIIFKREDQLIRSERGKLKQFTSHL; from the coding sequence TTGAAATTATTCAACCTTTCATTACAATTTAATGGTTTTCCTTTAAAAAAAGGCCAATCTATATTAAATGACATTCATCGTAAAAGCAACAATGAATTTACAGAATATCTCAACATTAGAAAAAAAGACATTGTTTCTCATCATTTGAAACACAACTCTTTTTATAAAACCTTTGCTAAAAATGCAAACCTTAACAATTGGAATACCATTCCAATTATGACCAAAGACCATTTGCAACAACCATTGGAAAAAAGATTATCTGAAGGTTACAATGAGAAAAACGTTTATATAAACAAGACTTCTGGATCTTCAGGAAACCCATTTATATTTGCAAAAGATAGACTTTGTCATGCTCTTACTTGGTCTGTTTTTATTAACAGATATAGCTGGTTTAATATTGATTTAAACACATCCAAACAAGCACGATTTTATGGTATTCCTTTAAATAAAAAAAACTATTATAAAGAACGTTTTAAAGATTTTTTAAGCAATCGCTATCGATTTTCGGTATTTGATTTAAGCGATACACAACTTGAAAAAAACCTAATCAAGTTTAAAACATCAAAATTTGAGTATATCAATGGTTACACCAGTAGTATCGTACAATTTACTAAATTTTTAAAACAAAAAAATATTGTTTTAAAAACGATTTGTCCAAGTTTAAAAGGGTGTATAGTAACCTCTGAAATGCTTTTTAAAGAAGATAGACAGCTTATAGAAACACAATTTGGAATTCCAATAATTAATGAATATGGCGCCGCAGAACTGGGGTTAATTGCATTTCAAAACACCAACAATGAATGGATTATCAATAATGAAGATTTATATGTTGAAATTCTTGATGACAGTAATAATATACTGCCATACGGTGAAGAAGGAAAGATAGTTATTACCTCACTTTACAATAAAGCACATCCATTTATTCGGTATGAGTTGGGAGATATTGGTATACTCTCAAAAAACAGCACCATTGAAAAACCTATACTTGAAAAATTAATTGGCAGAACCAATGATATTGTTGTATTACCGAGTGGGAAAAAAGCTGCTGGTTTAAGCTTTTATTATGTCACCAAAACAATCATTGAAAACAACACTCCTGTTAAGGAATTTATTGTTGAACAAGTCAAATTAGATACATTTAAAATCACATATGTAAGCCATTATGAGCTTTCAAAAGAAAAACTAAAAGCTATAAGCAAAGCCATTGACAACTATTTAGAACCTAACTTACATATTATTTTTAAACGTGAAGACCAACTAATTAGAAGTGAAAGAGGAAAATTGAAACAATTTACTTCCCATTTATAG
- a CDS encoding DUF4254 domain-containing protein yields the protein MFTEKANKIFQEVIEKYHVINTVDQPFENAYAESDLLEHLLYRKCWIDTVQWHYEDIIRDPQIDPVAALTLKRKIDASNQDRTDMVEYIDSYFLEKYKKVEPKQNATINTESPAWGVDRLSILALKIYHMNEEATRNDASASHKAACQSKLDVLLEQRTDLSTAIDTLLSDIQKGDKYMKVYKQMKMYNDDELNPVLRGQK from the coding sequence ATGTTTACAGAAAAAGCTAACAAAATATTCCAAGAAGTTATTGAAAAGTATCACGTTATAAATACGGTAGATCAACCTTTTGAAAATGCTTATGCAGAAAGTGATTTATTAGAGCATTTGCTATATAGAAAGTGTTGGATTGATACGGTTCAATGGCATTATGAAGATATAATTCGTGACCCACAAATTGATCCTGTTGCAGCCTTAACATTAAAACGAAAAATTGACGCTTCTAACCAGGATAGAACCGATATGGTGGAGTATATTGATAGTTATTTTTTAGAAAAATATAAGAAAGTAGAGCCAAAACAAAATGCAACTATCAATACAGAAAGTCCTGCTTGGGGTGTAGATAGGTTATCTATTTTAGCATTAAAAATTTATCACATGAATGAAGAAGCAACAAGAAATGATGCTTCAGCTTCCCATAAAGCAGCTTGTCAATCAAAATTAGATGTTTTGTTAGAGCAACGAACAGATTTGTCTACAGCTATTGATACTCTGTTAAGTGATATTCAAAAAGGTGATAAATACATGAAAGTGTATAAGCAAATGAAAATGTACAACGATGATGAGTTAAATCCCGTATTGAGAGGGCAGAAATAA